GGTCCACCTTGGAGTAACCGTCGCCGGCGAGCGGGGGCAGGCCGGGCAGGAACCCGACCGTCACCTCCGGGCCCGCGGCGGTGCTCTTCCACCAGCAGGAGTGCAGGCCCGTCGGCGCGGCCTTCGCCGACGGCACGGCGGAGGCGACCGCCGCGGTGTCGGCCATCGCGCACGGGTCGGCGGTCAGCACGGTGCCCGGTGGCGTCGAGTACTTCTCCGGCGAGTTGTGCACCTTCTGCACCACGGCCTCGACCAGCGCCTGCCCGGGACGGCACGGGTCGCCGGCGTAGGTGACCGACACCGCGAGCGCCAGATCCGGGTTCAGCGCGGTCATCGCCGCGGCCGTGCAGCCGGTGTCGCCGGTCTTGTTCACCCGCAGCGGCAGCCCGCCGGCCCGGCCGGTCGTCTTGTCGGCCCGCGGCAGCAGGGTCGTGCTGCCGATCTCGAGCTCGAGCCGCATTTCCTTGCCGCCGGGGTCCTTCACCTTGTTGCTGCACGTGTCGAAGGCGATCGACGACGGCGACGGGTCGTCGTCGACCGTGCCGAGGCCCAGCGCGCCGAGGGCGTCCTTGGTCAGGAACTGGCACGGCTGGATCACGCGGAGCACGTCCGCCGCCACCGCGGCGTCGGTGATCGGGCCGTCGGCGACCTGGCCGGTGCCGGCCGCGGCGGGCACCGTCGTCCGGGCGAAGTTGGACTTTCCGAGGTCCTGCCCGCACGCGGCCAGCGGCAGCGCGAGGGCCGTGACCAGCAGGAACAGCTTCGGGAGACAGCGGCGAACGTCGGGGAACACGTCGAGCACGGTAGCGGCAACCTCGCGCCGCTGTCCGGACAACCCGGCTATTCGCCCGCGGCGGCCGGTGTGTCGCCGCTCTCGGGTTCGGCCGGCACGACGAGCGGGCGGAGCTTGGCCCAGAGGATGAACAGCGCGGAGACCACCAGCATGCCGATCCCGGCCCACAGGTTGATGTTCACACCGGCGGCCTTCGCGAGCTGCTCGTCGGAGGTGAAGGCCGCGCCCATGATCGTCAGGATGACCCCGTAGACGCCGATCAGCAGGGCGATGATCAGCCGGATGTCGAACGCGCCTGCCTTGCGCGCCCGCGGCTGGGACTCGGTAGCCATTCCGACCTCCTAGAAGATGGCGTTGAGGGCGATGGTCAGGATGAGCACGATGCCCGCGAGCAGGCCCGGCCTGCGGTACCAGCCCGCGTTCTCGCCGGTGTCGTCGTGCCGGCGGGTTTCCTTCGGCGTCAGCGAGTAGACGAGCCCGACCAGTTCGTCGTCCGGCTTCGGCCGGGTCGCCAGCGAGACGGCGACGCTCACCACGATGTCGACGACGAACGCGGTCCCCGCGGCGACGAAGCTGATGCCCTGGCCGGTGAGGCCCAGCACCC
This window of the Amycolatopsis balhimycina FH 1894 genome carries:
- a CDS encoding DUF3558 domain-containing protein; this encodes MFPDVRRCLPKLFLLVTALALPLAACGQDLGKSNFARTTVPAAAGTGQVADGPITDAAVAADVLRVIQPCQFLTKDALGALGLGTVDDDPSPSSIAFDTCSNKVKDPGGKEMRLELEIGSTTLLPRADKTTGRAGGLPLRVNKTGDTGCTAAAMTALNPDLALAVSVTYAGDPCRPGQALVEAVVQKVHNSPEKYSTPPGTVLTADPCAMADTAAVASAVPSAKAAPTGLHSCWWKSTAAGPEVTVGFLPGLPPLAGDGYSKVDLGNGVTGFQKPGTASSARCKVQWQHRPWQGDDVELAQVDYKGYDDKGDPCGKAVAVAKNVVTKLPRA